Proteins encoded together in one Lathyrus oleraceus cultivar Zhongwan6 chromosome 5, CAAS_Psat_ZW6_1.0, whole genome shotgun sequence window:
- the LOC127085259 gene encoding transcription factor PIF4 produces the protein MNNTVPNWSFGSDTFVTNQKKQSMGLDHELVELLWENGQVVLHSQTNKKPMNSRHVHKNLQSTTLSNLIQDDETVSWIQQYPFEDPIGQELCSNLLSELAPCHVDSYNSQPTNTKPSFVEEFSIPRFHHHVPDSSQKNNDLCGSNKVVNFSHFSRLPNVSLACNNGDGDLRDKVTGNLSQCDIRESSAMTVGLSYCGSNQVQQDPDVSKVSSDGVWTNTISAEPQQVKEDVQRTTIHWHDKGKSEMLEPAFTSSSGGSGSSLGKTCSLSTRSHGQKRKGMIDVEDSVEQSEDTELKSALSNKVSQRSGSGRRNRAAEVHNLSERRRRDRINEKMKALQQLIPHSSKTDKASMLEEAIEYLKSLQLQLQVMWMGSGMAPMMHPGFQHYMTQMSMSMPTRSFPPLPNPLQLPRTQFDPSVSTSQTPNPTLTCQNPLFGAFNYQNQMQNPALSEQYARYMNYHLMQNASQPMNMYRYGPQTVQKSQTMIPTSNNSGSMSGAANINDNVSGKIGRPIYIVLYCHSIKQLFSAKIVLILNARYRHIIMYLYYFRHSLKQ, from the exons ATGAACAACACTGTTCCTAATTGGAGTTTTGGGAGTGATACTTTTGTCACCAATCAAAAGAAGCAATCTATGGG GCTGGATCATGAACTTGTGGAGCTTCTATGGGAGAATGGTCAAGTAGTATTGCATAGCCAAACAAATAAGAAACCAATGAATTCAAGACATGTTCATAAGAATCTTCAGTCAACAACATTAAGCAACTTGATTCAAGATGATGAAACTGTTTCATGGATCCAACAATACCCTTTTGAGGATCCGATTGGACAAGAATTGTGTTCGAATCTTTTATCCGAACTTGCACCTTGTCATGTCGACTCTTACAATTCACAACCGACTAATACGAAACCTTCTTTTGTCGAGGAATTCTCAATTCCTAGGTTTCATCATCATGTTCCCGATTCGTCGCAAAAAAACAATGATTTGTGCGGATCGAACAAGGTCGTAAACTTTTCGCACTTCTCAAGACTTCCTAATGTTTCTTTAGCATGTAATAACGGCGATGGAGATTTAAGAGACAAAGTTACGGGCAATCTGTCGCAATGTGATATTAGAGAGAGCTCGGCGATGACAGTTGGTTTAAGTTATTGCGGTAGCAACCAAGTCCAACAAGATCCGGATGTAAGTAAGGTATCAAGCGATGGTGTTTGGACGAATACTATATCGGCCGAGCCTCAGCAAGTGAAAGAGGATGTTCAGAGAACAACAATTCATTGGCATGACAAAGGGAAATCGGAGATGTTGGAACCGGCATTTACTTCATCTTCCGGTGGTTCGGGAAGTAGTCTTGGAAAAACATGTTCGTTATCTACAAGAAGTCATGGACAAAAGAGAAAAGGGATGATAGATGTTGAAGATTCGGTAGAACAAAGTGAG GACACAGAACTTAAATCAGCTTTGTCGAACAAGGTGTCGCAGAGGTCAGGGTCGGGTCGAAGGAATCGGGCTGCTGAAGTGCATAATCTTTCAGAAAGG AGACGAAGAGATAGGATTAATGAGAAGATGAAAGCACTGCAACAACTCATACCTCACAGTAGTAAG ACAGACAAAGCCTCAATGTTAGAAGAGGCAATTGAATACTTGAAATCACTTCAGTTACAACTTCAG GTAATGTGGATGGGATCTGGCATGGCTCCAATGATGCACCCTGGATTTCAGCACTACATGACACAAATGAGCATGTCAATGCCTACACGTTCATTTCCCCCGCTTCCAAATCCGTTGCAATTACCGAGAACGCAATTTGATCCGTCCGTATCGACGTCTCAGACACCAAATCCAACATTAACATGTCAAAATCCTCTTTTCGGTGCCTTTAACTACCAAAATCAGATGCAAAATCCAGCTCTTTCAGAGCAATATGCTCGATACATGAACTATCATCTTATGCAAAACGCGTCTCAG CCGATGAATATGTACCGATACGGTCCCCAAACTGTACAAAAGAGTCAAACAATGATTCCAACCAGCAATAACAGTGGATCAATGAGTGGAGCAGCAAACATTAATGATAATGTGAGTGGCAAAATTGGTAGGCCAATATACATAGTTCTCTATTGTCATAGCATCAAACAGTTGTTTTCTGCAAAAATTGTTCTTATACTAAATGCCAGATATAGGCACATCATTATGTATTTATACTATTTTCGTCATAGCCTCAAACAGTGA